The following coding sequences are from one Culex quinquefasciatus strain JHB chromosome 1, VPISU_Cqui_1.0_pri_paternal, whole genome shotgun sequence window:
- the LOC6046422 gene encoding lysosomal Pro-X carboxypeptidase — protein MGYLLILELAVLALLTGQSSAKYEYQTKYLDVPLDHFSYVNESVTFKLRYLTNDTYNPDGSGPILFYTGNEGDIELFAQNTGFMWELAPKLKASLVFAEHRFYGKTLPFGNASYESPRHLGYLTSEQALADFAYLLAQINPSNRTVRARPVVAFGGSYGGMLAAWFRMKYPHMVAGAIAASAPIRQFDTDCGVFNQILTSVFSVAYTKECSLNIGRSWDVLKNYSSSADGLKTLNEKFKFCSNLTKAEDVTGTFFDYLIDVYGNLAMINYPYNSSFLAPVPAYPVREFCGRLAQNYTGLELLTKLQEALAIYYNYNGQAKCLSINSSYDSSMGDLGWGFQSCTEMVMPMCAEGGSRDMFPKQPWDEKKFSDDCFKKFGVRPRPIAPAYIYGGQYLEGASNIVFSNGLLDPWSGGGVLRSGNSNIKIVLIPEGAHHIDLRAADDNDPGSVRSARQIHLQNIQLWLKQYRKVKKAF, from the exons ATGGGCTACTTGCTAATCCTTGAACTAGCAGTTCTAGCCCTTCTAACGGGCCAATCCAGTGCCAAGTATGAGTACCAAACAAAGTACTTGGACGTTCCGCTGGACCATTTCAGCTACGTCAACGAGAGCGTCACATTTAAGCTCCG ATACCTCACCAACGACACCTACAATCCGGACGGATCCGGTCCGATCCTGTTCTACACCGGAAATGAGGGAGACATCGAACTGTTCGCGCAGAATACCGGCTTCATGTGGGAGCTTGCTCCGAAGTTGAAAGCTTCGCTTGTTTTCGCCGAGCACCGGTTCTACGGCAAGACGCTTCCGTTTGGGAACGCCTCGTACGAATCGCCGCGCCACCTGGGTTACTTGACCTCGGAGCAGGCGCTGGCCGATTTTGCGTATCTGTTGGCGCAGATTAATCCGTCCAATCGGACGGTTCGTGCCCGACCCGTGGTGGCGTTTGGAGGTTCGTATGGCGGAATGCTGGCCGCGTGGTTCCGGATGAAGTATCCGCACATGGTTGCGGGGGCGATTGCGGCATCGGCGCCGATTCGGCAGTTCGACACGGATTGTGGCGTTTTCAACCAGATTTTGACGTCGGTGTTTAGCGTGGCGTACACGAAGGAGTGTTCGCTGAATATTGGACGGTCGTGGGATGTGCTGAAGAACTACTCGTCATCTGCTGATGGGCTGAAGACGCTGAACGAGAAGTTCAAGTTCTGCTCGAATCTGACCAAAGCGGAGGATGTCACCGGGACCTTCTTCGATTACCTGATCGACGTTTACGGCAATCTGGCGATGATCAACTACCCGTACAATTCATCTTTTCTGGCGCCGGTTCCGGCGTACCCAGTGCGTGAGTTCTGCGGCCGCCTGGCCCAGAACTACACCGGATTGGAGCTGCTAACCAAGCTGCAGGAAGCCCTCGCCATCTACTACAACTACAATGGGCAAGCCAAGTGCCTAAGCATCAACTCCTCGTACGACAGCAGCATGGGCGACCTCGGCTGGGGCTTCCAGTCGTGCACGGAGATGGTCATGCCGATGTGCGCCGAGGGAGGCTCGCGGGACATGTTCCCCAAGCAGCCGTGGGACGAGAAGAAGTTCTCCGACGATTGCTTCAAGAAGTTTGGCGTGCGCCCGCGACCGATCGCACCGGCGTACATCTACGGGGGGCAGTATCTGGA GGGTGCCTCAAACATCGTCTTCAGCAACGGCTTGTTGGACCCGTGGTCCGGTGGCGGCGTTCTGCGCTCCGGAAACTCCAACATCAAGATCGTGCTCATCCCGGAAGGTGCCCACCACATCGATCTGCGTGCCGCAGACGACAACGACCCCGGTTCGGTGCGCTCCGCGCGCCAAATTCACTTGCAAAACATTCAACTCTGGTTGAAGCAGTACCGGAAGGTGAAGAAGGCTTTCTAA
- the LOC6046423 gene encoding trafficking protein particle complex subunit 1: MIYNLYIFDKYGTLMYYGEWNRLKQSGITKDEEAKLMYGMLFSLKSFVNKISPIDPKEGFLFYKTNKYALHYVEVSSGLKFVLNTDTTATGIKDFLLQLYSKIWVEYVVRNPLWTIGTPATSDLFKTKLDEFVRASPLFGPKII, encoded by the exons ATGATTTATAATTTGTACATTTTCGATAAATATGGAACACTTATGTATTACGGTGAATGGAATCGGTTGAAGCAATCCGGAATAACCAAAGATGAG GAAGCCAAACTCATGTACGGCATGCTGTTCTCGCTCAAGTCCTTCGTCAACAAGATCTCCCCGATCGACCCGAAGGAGGGTTTCCTGTTCTACAAAACCAACAAGTACGCCCTGCACTACGTCGAGGTGTCCTCCGGGCTCAAGTTCGTCCTCAACACCGACACGACCGCCACCGGCATCAAGGACTTCCTGCTGCAGCTGTACAGCAAGATCTGGGTCGAGTACGTGGTGCGGAACCCCCTCTGGACGATCGGAACCCCCGCCACTTCGGACCTCTTCAAAACAAAGCTGGACGAGTTCGTGCGGGCGTCCCCCCTGTTTGGACCGAAAATAATCTGA
- the LOC6046424 gene encoding 39S ribosomal protein L9, mitochondrial — MLASLTKAFSGVTLCTTTRILNQQTRNTFILKRRTPPKLAKKHEKAPKLRGRHYVYDLIEDTTTKKKPNLEVVLTSFVEGVGSKGDVVSLKPAVAYNKLLLPGLAVYKTPEAVARYAVERDASAEQEQHSSAYAQRTVNKLEQLTLAVVMNKDHPWVIERWHIGASLRKAGFYVPNEAITLPEAPIEGPDLLKQNKEFFCTVTINNLEQAKLRCRIHHWSTEPSERLPYVFEHWKNQAEPLFGDDSAPVPKQQQQ, encoded by the exons ATGTTGGCCAGCCTCACAAAAGCCTTTTCGGGGGTGACCCTCTGCACGACCACCAGGATTTTGAACCAGCAAACTAGG AACACCTTCATCCTGAAGCGCCGCACTCCCCCCAAGCTGGCCAAAAAGCACGAGAAGGCGCCCAAGCTGCGCGGCCGCCACTACGTGTACGACCTGATCGAGGACACCACCACCAAGAAGAAGCCCAACCTGGAGGTGGTGCTGACGTCCTTCGTCGAGGGCGTCGGCTCCAAGGGCGACGTCGTGTCGCTCAAACCGGCCGTCGCCTACAACAAACTGCTCCTGCCCGGCCTAGCCGTGTACAAAACCCCCGAAGCGGTCGCCCGGTACGCCGTCGAGCGGGACGCGTCCGCCGAGCAGGAGCAGCACAGTTCCGCGTACGCCCAGCGCACGGTCAACAAGCTCGAACAGCTCACGCTGGCCGTCGTCATGAACAAGGACCATCCGTGGGTCATCGAGCGGTGGCACATCGGCGCGTCGCTCCGCAAGGCCGGCTTTTACGTGCCGAACGAGGCGATCACGCTGCCCGAGGCGCCCATCGAGGGGCCGGATCTGCTGAAGCAAAACAAGGAGTTCTTCTGCACCGTCACGATCAACAACCTGGAGCAGGCCAAGCTGCGGTGCCGGATTCACCACTGGAGCACGGAACCGAGCGAGCGGCTGCCGTACGTGTTCGAGCACTGGAAGAACCAGGCGGAGCCGCTGTTTGGGGACGATTCGGCGCCGGTgccgaagcagcagcagcagtag